One window of the Runella slithyformis DSM 19594 genome contains the following:
- a CDS encoding shikimate dehydrogenase family protein produces MRLFALIGYPLTHSFSKKYFTEKFEKEGIENCRYELLELPDYRDFPKLLKANFGLAGLNVTIPHKQNIIPFLDELDAASAQRIGAVNTIKFLPDGTLKGYNTDYYGFRSSLEQWLKNLTRIPTQLKALVLGNGGAAKAVFAALADLGIEYTIVSRQPEHHSDIISYHDLTADVMARHSLIINTSPIGTYPKTEECPAIPYERLGPNHLLYDLVYNPAETLFLKKGKTQGASTHNGLPMLQLQAEKAWEIWNS; encoded by the coding sequence ATGAGACTATTTGCCTTGATCGGTTATCCCCTGACCCATTCCTTTTCCAAAAAATATTTTACTGAAAAATTTGAAAAAGAAGGAATTGAGAATTGCCGTTATGAATTGCTTGAACTTCCCGACTATCGTGATTTTCCGAAACTGCTCAAGGCAAACTTCGGATTAGCGGGGCTCAACGTAACCATTCCGCACAAGCAAAACATTATCCCGTTTCTGGACGAGCTGGATGCTGCATCAGCTCAACGCATCGGCGCGGTCAATACGATAAAATTTCTGCCTGACGGAACATTGAAAGGGTACAATACCGATTATTACGGATTTCGAAGCTCGTTGGAACAATGGCTGAAAAATTTAACACGTATTCCCACTCAACTGAAAGCCTTGGTGCTGGGCAATGGCGGAGCGGCCAAGGCCGTTTTTGCGGCGCTGGCAGACCTCGGAATCGAATATACGATTGTGTCACGTCAGCCGGAACACCATTCGGACATCATTTCGTACCATGACCTCACGGCCGACGTAATGGCCCGGCATTCGCTCATTATCAATACTTCTCCCATAGGTACCTATCCCAAAACGGAAGAGTGCCCCGCGATTCCGTATGAACGGCTGGGGCCAAATCACTTACTGTATGATTTGGTTTACAATCCTGCCGAAACGCTTTTTTTGAAAAAAGGCAAAACGCAGGGTGCCTCCACCCACAATGGCCTGCCGATGCTGCAATTACAGGCCGAAAAAGCCTGGGAGATCTGGAACAGTTAA
- a CDS encoding adenylate kinase, with protein MLNIVLFGPPGAGKGTQAAKLIEKYQLVHISTGDLFRMHIKEQTELGKRVKDLLDNGILVPDSVTIDMLEEEVQKNPDAKGIIFDGFPRTVPQAEALDAFLASKNSDIKTVLQLDVDETELKRRIAERKKVSGRADDDEDKLVKRIDEYFNKTVHVLPYYQAQGKLTVVNGIGQIEEIFSNLCTAIDTE; from the coding sequence ATGCTTAACATTGTACTTTTTGGCCCTCCGGGAGCGGGCAAAGGCACCCAAGCTGCAAAACTCATCGAAAAATATCAATTGGTCCATATCTCTACCGGTGATTTGTTTCGGATGCACATCAAAGAACAAACCGAGTTGGGAAAACGTGTAAAAGACCTGTTGGACAACGGGATTTTGGTGCCCGACTCCGTCACCATTGATATGTTGGAAGAAGAAGTCCAAAAAAATCCGGACGCGAAAGGCATTATTTTTGACGGTTTTCCGCGCACCGTGCCGCAGGCCGAAGCCTTGGATGCCTTTTTGGCATCTAAAAACAGCGACATCAAAACCGTACTGCAATTGGATGTAGACGAGACCGAGCTCAAACGCCGTATTGCCGAGCGCAAAAAAGTAAGCGGCCGGGCCGATGACGATGAGGATAAATTAGTGAAAAGAATTGATGAATATTTTAACAAGACCGTTCACGTATTGCCGTATTATCAAGCCCAAGGCAAGCTGACGGTGGTCAACGGCATCGGCCAAATCGAAGAAATCTTCTCGAATTTGTGCACGGCCATTGATACCGAATAA
- the obgE gene encoding GTPase ObgE, with the protein MASSNFIDYVKISCRSGAGGAGSRHFRREKFVDKGGPDGGDGGRGGHVILKANSQHWTLLHLKYKRHIRAENGEAGSGARCNGKQGEDVIIEVPLGTIAKNPETGEILAEVTEDGQEVILLKGGRGGLGNHHFKTATNQTPEHFQPGDPSLEEWIILELKLLADVGLVGFPNAGKSTLLSTVSAARPEIADYPFTTLVPNLGVVAYRNFKSFVMADIPGIIEGASQGKGLGLRFLRHIERNSILLFLVPATSDNIGDEYRTLLRELELYDSSLLEKDRLLAISKGDLIDEETKKDILKTVPTDIPYVYISSVTREGISELKDLIWKTLNP; encoded by the coding sequence ATGGCAAGTTCAAACTTTATAGATTACGTTAAGATCAGTTGTCGCTCGGGAGCGGGAGGGGCCGGTTCACGCCACTTCAGAAGAGAAAAATTTGTGGATAAAGGAGGTCCGGACGGAGGCGATGGCGGCCGCGGCGGTCACGTCATCCTGAAAGCCAATTCGCAGCACTGGACCCTGCTCCACTTGAAGTATAAAAGACATATCCGGGCCGAAAACGGAGAAGCAGGAAGCGGGGCCCGTTGCAACGGAAAGCAGGGAGAAGACGTCATTATAGAAGTTCCGTTGGGAACCATCGCCAAAAACCCCGAAACCGGGGAGATTTTGGCCGAAGTAACCGAGGATGGACAGGAAGTGATTTTGCTCAAAGGCGGCCGGGGAGGATTGGGAAACCACCATTTCAAAACCGCCACCAATCAAACCCCGGAACATTTTCAACCCGGAGATCCGTCGTTGGAAGAATGGATTATACTGGAACTGAAACTGTTGGCAGATGTAGGATTGGTAGGCTTTCCGAATGCAGGAAAATCGACGTTGCTGTCTACCGTATCGGCGGCACGACCTGAAATCGCCGATTATCCGTTCACAACGTTGGTTCCTAACTTGGGCGTAGTAGCCTATCGGAATTTCAAGTCATTCGTCATGGCTGATATTCCGGGAATCATCGAAGGAGCATCGCAGGGTAAAGGACTGGGATTGCGGTTTTTAAGACACATTGAGCGCAACTCGATCTTACTTTTTCTGGTGCCCGCAACCAGTGACAACATCGGAGACGAATACCGTACGCTCCTTCGTGAGTTAGAATTGTATGATTCGTCTTTATTAGAAAAAGACCGTTTGCTGGCTATTTCAAAAGGCGACCTGATCGATGAAGAAACAAAAAAAGATATCTTAAAAACAGTCCCTACTGACATTCCTTACGTATATATATCTTCTGTAACCCGGGAAGGTATCAGCGAATTGAAAGATTTAATTTGGAAGACGTTAAATCCTTAG
- a CDS encoding T9SS type A sorting domain-containing protein, with product MKLKFYLRGLRSTFVCILFPLTIFGQINITFPSSRIVFQRDNFGNGTIRITGQYSKSVDRVEARVVPMSPGQGEQTDWRTIQDNPQGGFYSGSITVRGGWYELQVRGIVNGNTISTTELQRVGVGEVFLIAGQSNAQGFFNYGAPGPGDDRVNCVNYRNNDNQNNSFPKPDFVRMSDNGNVGPRGLSSWCWGRLGDMIANRLNVPVLFYNAAWEGTASKNWSETVDGGTTNSIYINDTYPQGQPYGNLRLALNYYASVTGLRAVLWHQGEADNQINTSAGTYQANMRRIIEKSRQHYGKNIGWVIARTSYYNSKGNNPEILNGQNQTVLNTGSVFFGPNTDGIQVPRPDGYHFQNGGLNDAANAWNAALDDNFFNSCFPQPGSFPGFSVSCAGGNQLNINVQGPFTSVQWNNGASGSSVNFGPGNYSAILRDVAGNVYFTPTINVPNDLQSAPVNITVDGKLPLCQGSTIGLISSGTTGNQWNTGSTNQRIEVSAGGTYSVSTENIYGCKGSASINVTTITSPPPARPTIAASGPLTFCQGGSVNLTSTPGAEYRWSTGDRGQVVTARSSGTYEVRVLDDKGCTSEPANITIQVNTPPAAPTINASGTTSFCQGGRVVLSSNYTSGNVWSSGQQTKDIEVTASGIYNVRFRDANGCDAISNNITVTVNPLPAAPIITPERPIVFCEGDSTILTSGSSAQYTWNNGARSRRITILKAGNFSLTVTDANGCTSPSSEVVSIKVNSLPAAPTITADRTPVICENEVVTLTSSNQSGYIWSNGQNTRSVTINLPGRYSVRTVDANKCQSPSSNIISISVNTLPAKPVITALGPTTFCQGGRVSLTTNYSTGIAWSNFQNTQTITATAGGNYNVSYVDNNGCRSVSDAFPVTVNPLPAPPTVVNERPTTFCEFDNTVLTITSGGNIFEWSNGERGRSIKVYSAGEISATVFEPSTGCTSPASTPVRIVVNPNPGRPTITVGGPTTICADQSVTLTAPDAAAYQWSNNANTKSIAASLAGNYTLVIRNQFGCPSPASEAVTVNVNALPPTPSIISEGRLTFCDGDQVGLRVETPFDVVWNTGESTKRIVATKSGNYAARVRDQIGCLSPFTGPTRVDVKALPATPVIEKTGVYTLQVTNPTPSAMYSWKSGSQALSEITPFIRINQSGSFTASASVQHSPTLTCVSKTSAVFEYVLDVTDNGLAVYPNPSPDGKILVETLEILTNATLIVYDLTGKPVQTIQVSSFTGQKSFDLSALPIGIYSIKVQAQGFNKSKKLIITQ from the coding sequence ATGAAATTGAAATTTTACCTGAGGGGCCTTCGGTCAACCTTTGTTTGTATTCTTTTTCCTTTGACGATTTTCGGACAGATTAACATCACATTTCCAAGCAGTCGAATCGTATTTCAACGTGATAATTTTGGCAACGGTACCATTCGCATCACCGGTCAATACTCAAAAAGTGTTGACCGGGTAGAAGCAAGAGTTGTACCGATGAGCCCCGGACAGGGAGAACAAACCGATTGGCGCACAATTCAGGACAATCCGCAGGGGGGCTTTTACTCCGGCAGTATCACCGTCAGAGGAGGTTGGTATGAACTTCAGGTAAGGGGCATTGTCAATGGAAATACCATCAGTACGACTGAACTGCAACGAGTGGGCGTGGGTGAAGTTTTTTTGATAGCCGGCCAATCCAACGCGCAGGGTTTCTTTAACTATGGAGCTCCGGGCCCCGGCGATGACCGCGTCAATTGCGTTAATTATCGAAACAACGACAATCAAAATAATTCTTTCCCAAAGCCTGACTTTGTTCGGATGAGCGACAACGGAAATGTAGGCCCGCGCGGGCTGTCTTCCTGGTGTTGGGGACGCCTGGGGGATATGATTGCGAATCGCCTCAATGTACCTGTACTGTTTTACAATGCAGCATGGGAAGGAACCGCTTCCAAAAACTGGAGTGAAACTGTTGATGGCGGCACCACCAACAGTATTTATATAAACGATACATATCCACAGGGACAACCCTACGGCAATCTCCGATTGGCACTCAATTATTATGCCTCCGTAACGGGTCTTCGTGCGGTGCTTTGGCATCAGGGAGAGGCTGACAATCAAATCAATACATCGGCGGGCACTTATCAGGCCAATATGAGGAGGATCATTGAAAAATCACGGCAGCATTATGGTAAAAATATAGGATGGGTCATCGCCAGAACTTCATATTATAATTCCAAGGGAAATAATCCGGAAATCCTAAACGGACAAAACCAAACGGTTCTCAATACCGGCTCGGTTTTTTTCGGGCCTAATACCGACGGGATTCAAGTTCCTCGCCCCGACGGCTACCACTTTCAAAATGGCGGATTAAATGACGCAGCCAATGCCTGGAACGCTGCGTTGGATGATAATTTTTTCAATTCCTGTTTTCCCCAACCCGGTTCGTTTCCGGGCTTCTCTGTAAGTTGTGCCGGAGGAAACCAGTTAAACATTAATGTACAGGGGCCATTTACTTCCGTTCAATGGAACAACGGTGCCAGTGGCTCATCGGTCAATTTCGGCCCGGGAAATTACAGTGCTATCCTACGGGATGTTGCAGGAAATGTATACTTTACTCCCACCATCAACGTTCCCAATGACCTTCAAAGTGCCCCGGTCAACATTACGGTAGATGGCAAGCTACCGCTTTGTCAGGGCAGTACGATTGGTCTCATTTCCAGCGGTACAACGGGCAATCAATGGAATACCGGCTCCACCAATCAACGTATAGAAGTCTCGGCGGGAGGCACCTATTCCGTTTCTACCGAAAATATATACGGCTGTAAGGGCTCCGCCAGCATCAATGTCACAACCATTACTTCGCCCCCTCCTGCAAGGCCCACCATTGCAGCGTCAGGACCTTTAACCTTTTGTCAGGGAGGCTCCGTCAATCTTACGTCTACGCCGGGAGCGGAATACCGTTGGTCGACCGGCGACAGAGGGCAGGTGGTAACTGCTCGCAGCAGCGGTACGTATGAGGTGCGGGTACTGGATGATAAAGGCTGTACTTCTGAGCCGGCAAATATCACGATACAGGTGAACACACCTCCGGCAGCCCCAACCATCAATGCCTCCGGAACTACTTCTTTTTGTCAGGGAGGACGTGTAGTGTTATCTTCCAACTATACATCCGGTAACGTCTGGAGCTCAGGGCAACAAACGAAAGACATTGAAGTGACCGCTTCGGGCATCTACAATGTTCGCTTTCGGGACGCGAATGGGTGCGATGCCATCTCAAACAACATCACCGTAACGGTGAATCCACTGCCGGCAGCCCCCATCATTACCCCTGAACGGCCCATTGTGTTCTGTGAAGGAGACAGTACCATCCTGACCTCCGGCAGCTCGGCTCAATATACATGGAACAACGGTGCCCGCAGCCGGCGTATCACAATTCTGAAAGCCGGCAATTTTTCATTGACCGTTACAGACGCCAACGGATGCACTTCCCCGAGCTCTGAGGTAGTCAGCATTAAAGTCAATTCCCTGCCGGCTGCGCCGACCATCACGGCTGATCGAACCCCTGTTATCTGTGAAAATGAAGTAGTTACGCTTACTTCTTCAAATCAGTCCGGATACATTTGGAGTAATGGACAAAATACAAGAAGTGTGACCATCAACCTTCCGGGACGCTATTCAGTCAGAACCGTGGATGCCAATAAGTGCCAATCGCCATCCTCCAATATCATTTCAATATCGGTCAATACTCTCCCTGCCAAACCGGTCATTACCGCTCTCGGCCCTACCACTTTTTGCCAGGGAGGAAGGGTGTCCTTAACAACCAACTACAGTACGGGAATTGCGTGGAGTAATTTTCAAAATACTCAAACGATCACAGCGACCGCGGGGGGAAATTATAATGTAAGCTACGTAGATAATAATGGCTGCCGGTCTGTATCCGACGCTTTTCCGGTAACGGTAAATCCATTGCCTGCTCCTCCTACGGTGGTCAATGAGCGGCCAACTACTTTTTGCGAATTTGACAATACCGTTCTGACCATTACTTCCGGCGGAAATATTTTTGAATGGAGCAACGGTGAGCGCGGCAGAAGCATTAAAGTGTACAGTGCCGGCGAAATTTCGGCGACGGTTTTTGAGCCCTCTACCGGCTGTACCTCCCCTGCCTCAACACCCGTGCGAATTGTGGTCAACCCCAATCCGGGCCGCCCCACCATTACCGTTGGAGGTCCTACGACCATCTGTGCCGACCAAAGTGTCACCTTAACGGCTCCCGATGCGGCGGCTTATCAGTGGTCAAACAATGCCAACACTAAAAGCATTGCAGCAAGCCTTGCCGGAAATTATACCTTAGTGATACGAAATCAATTCGGATGCCCTTCTCCTGCCTCGGAGGCGGTCACGGTGAATGTGAATGCTCTTCCGCCAACCCCCTCCATTATTTCGGAAGGAAGACTCACGTTTTGCGACGGCGATCAGGTAGGCCTCCGCGTCGAAACCCCCTTTGATGTTGTCTGGAATACGGGCGAATCCACAAAGCGTATCGTAGCCACAAAATCCGGCAACTACGCGGCTCGGGTACGTGATCAGATCGGCTGTTTATCGCCCTTTACAGGTCCTACTCGGGTAGATGTAAAAGCACTTCCCGCTACACCGGTCATTGAAAAAACAGGCGTATACACTCTTCAGGTAACCAACCCCACCCCTTCTGCAATGTATAGTTGGAAATCAGGCAGTCAGGCTCTGAGTGAAATAACACCTTTTATTCGAATAAATCAATCCGGCAGTTTTACAGCATCCGCTTCCGTACAACACAGCCCAACCTTGACCTGCGTTTCAAAGACCTCAGCGGTATTTGAGTATGTATTGGATGTGACCGATAACGGGTTAGCGGTGTATCCCAATCCGTCACCGGACGGCAAAATCTTGGTGGAAACGTTGGAAATCCTCACCAATGCCACGTTGATTGTCTATGATCTGACCGGCAAACCCGTACAAACCATTCAAGTTTCGTCGTTTACCGGCCAAAAATCGTTTGATTTGAGTGCTTTACCGATTGGCATTTACAGCATAAAGGTTCAGGCACAGGGTTTTAATAAAAGTAAGAAATTGATAATTACCCAATAA
- a CDS encoding T9SS type A sorting domain-containing protein has translation MKTTFALIVMIAGLGAATTALSQDEKKATNNSSNDKVTVRVRMSEEKDGKTEIIERSYTYNNLSEAEREAKVKAIVDSLKAPGKDAASRRLSIEIEEGESRPSDDNRRYDDDRIVRKQRDDRDRDRTRKSDPKERRTERWDNDNRNFNFDEEAFADRMKRVEKRIEPQMRKLERNMEEWSRDFEPKFREFWHGDINISGAGKPASIRGLEAFPNNPDKNELNLRFYAPNKGDVTITVTDTKGKQVSRKEVKDFSGDYVGQLELGKNAKGTYFVNVIQNEDGAVKRIVIE, from the coding sequence ATGAAAACAACATTTGCACTGATCGTAATGATCGCCGGGCTGGGAGCAGCCACAACGGCGCTGTCGCAGGACGAAAAGAAAGCCACCAACAATTCTTCCAACGACAAAGTCACCGTTCGTGTACGCATGAGCGAGGAAAAAGACGGAAAAACCGAAATCATTGAGCGCTCGTATACCTACAATAACCTGTCGGAAGCAGAGCGCGAAGCCAAGGTAAAGGCCATCGTTGATTCATTGAAAGCCCCCGGCAAAGACGCTGCCAGCCGTCGATTAAGCATTGAAATCGAAGAAGGAGAAAGTCGGCCTTCCGACGATAATCGTCGGTACGACGATGACCGAATCGTGCGGAAGCAGAGAGACGACAGAGACCGCGACAGAACCCGCAAGTCTGACCCCAAAGAGCGCCGCACGGAGCGTTGGGACAATGATAATCGAAATTTCAACTTTGATGAAGAGGCTTTTGCCGACCGTATGAAGCGTGTTGAAAAACGAATCGAGCCCCAAATGCGCAAACTGGAGCGCAACATGGAAGAGTGGAGCCGCGATTTTGAACCCAAATTCCGTGAGTTTTGGCACGGCGACATCAACATCAGCGGGGCCGGTAAGCCGGCGTCCATTCGCGGCCTCGAAGCGTTCCCCAACAATCCCGACAAAAATGAGCTAAACCTCCGCTTTTACGCCCCCAACAAAGGCGACGTGACCATCACCGTGACCGATACCAAAGGAAAGCAGGTAAGCCGCAAAGAAGTGAAAGACTTTTCGGGCGATTATGTAGGGCAACTTGAACTGGGTAAAAACGCCAAAGGAACTTATTTTGTAAACGTAATTCAAAACGAAGACGGGGCTGTGAAGCGCATTGTGATTGAATAA